From Leptotrichia wadei, one genomic window encodes:
- a CDS encoding AAA family ATPase, with amino-acid sequence MSKYKENFLDYASKLDAVTNSNGKITKYGISIAKENDKQATILLLRKISKIIDSKEFSKKIKEIANFLKKSLVEYYGYLEIKRICNSDEVVEDVRSLTDLLEELNNLIGLKNAKSKVNDLIIYQKVQKMREKEGLNAVKSTLHLSFTGNPGTGKTTVARIIGRIYKQLGLLSKGHFIEVSRTDLIAGYQGQTALKVKNVIEKAKGGVLFIDEAYSITENEQSDSYGRECITELTKALEDYRNDLVVIVAGYSEPMKNFFSSNPGLKSRFNTFIEFEDYNTKELLEILISMCKNNDYDLTEKAKIKLNDFFETELENKKENFSNGRMVRNVYDDLVMNHARRVVNIENITKEDLLLITDLDFKL; translated from the coding sequence ATGAGTAAATATAAAGAAAATTTTTTGGATTATGCTTCTAAACTAGATGCGGTTACTAATTCTAACGGTAAAATTACAAAATATGGAATATCTATTGCTAAGGAAAATGATAAACAAGCAACTATTTTATTGCTAAGAAAAATTTCTAAGATAATAGATTCAAAAGAATTTTCCAAAAAGATAAAAGAAATAGCAAATTTTTTGAAAAAAAGTTTAGTTGAATATTATGGTTATTTAGAAATAAAAAGAATTTGTAATTCAGACGAAGTGGTAGAAGATGTTAGAAGCTTAACGGATTTATTAGAAGAATTGAATAATTTGATTGGATTGAAGAATGCTAAATCTAAAGTGAATGATTTGATAATTTATCAAAAAGTTCAAAAGATGAGAGAGAAAGAAGGATTAAATGCTGTTAAAAGCACATTGCATTTATCTTTTACTGGAAATCCTGGCACTGGAAAAACAACTGTTGCTAGAATTATAGGTAGAATTTATAAGCAATTAGGTTTATTATCAAAAGGACACTTTATTGAAGTTTCAAGAACAGATTTAATAGCAGGGTATCAAGGTCAAACTGCATTAAAGGTAAAAAATGTTATAGAAAAAGCTAAAGGTGGAGTGCTATTTATTGATGAAGCATACAGTATAACTGAAAATGAACAAAGTGATTCCTATGGAAGAGAATGCATAACCGAATTGACTAAAGCATTAGAGGATTATAGAAATGATTTGGTAGTAATTGTTGCTGGGTATTCTGAGCCAATGAAAAACTTTTTTTCTTCAAATCCTGGACTAAAATCACGTTTTAACACATTTATAGAATTTGAAGATTATAATACTAAAGAACTTTTGGAAATATTAATATCAATGTGTAAAAATAATGATTATGATTTGACTGAAAAAGCGAAAATAAAATTAAATGATTTTTTTGAAACAGAATTAGAGAATAAAAAAGAAAATTTTTCAAATGGAAGAATGGTAAGAAATGTTTATGATGATTTAGTAATGAATCATGCTAGAAGAGTAGTTAACATTGAAAATATTACGAAAGAAGATTTATTATTAATAACTGACTTAGATTTTAAACTTTAA
- a CDS encoding alpha-amylase family glycosyl hydrolase has protein sequence MSFKLKMKLLLFLVSSVISFSASVQNENFHENVNDTVNIQENYLISAAKRNNKKNSENLEENEKVDDNDKTDAADENADVSKSNESLKYSQRNDGIIDLNSLVHKEDTEFRVLNGNNVKIMLRTKNNDVYSAEVVYDGGKKLMRGIGNYGGNEIFMAEIPSSVSSYYFVLTDDKTKYYMGRNISKNLKDIERFEFSRSNKLTTIPEWARGSVGYQIYIDSFRNGDVDNDAIFNEFGTDDFAEPTGEIRSGRSKKDLVLAYWGGNEKPQFSLNEWNSNYEEKNEWEENTLNDVQNYTRYYGGDLEGIIEKLDYIKDLGVEYIILSSPFYSLSNHKYDTIYFNHVDPYFGYIEQTGTSKGLDIKSKVHNNNGDMELNLLIFNPETDKNLLDEDLLDPKTWVWTDSDLKLASLVKKAHQKGLKVVLEVAADTTSNRFFAINNKEFSNWYLKDTVLDLKNPEVRNYIENAMKKWILGPDGTFKKEIYDDGIDGIRYVYYDNANKEYIANITENLKKYKPDLLITGEVSNSITKDIEDGIYDSGADYNIINNIIKYTVNTNPNFRIGGVEFATKLNEIYNRYSSNRFNMTQVFIGSLDTDRIFSGMINPNRVYDRNNQSDQGYLNIRPDLYDGTAVNKLKRVVAMQMMLPATPIIYYGDEKGMWGADSPRNRKPMLWEDYEPYDNETDNIIKYKDRLRSLPSVVEVNEVQKWISYPVKSNPDIENHYRALLKVRKEHKNLFKNGKLRILEVYSDPKTKGRIDSEITAYLDDQKRRAKLYQGRDINPARPNTDFISYEISDGDESMIIVVNNGSDEYPLSLQVPKLFGFYRNQLNLKENYAISDKKIQVNVKPYEVKVLYSNAKNMFDSFRQNKK, from the coding sequence ATGAGTTTTAAATTAAAGATGAAACTTTTGCTGTTTTTAGTAAGTTCAGTTATTTCATTTTCAGCTTCTGTACAGAATGAGAATTTTCACGAAAATGTAAATGATACTGTGAATATTCAGGAGAATTACTTGATTAGTGCGGCGAAAAGAAATAATAAAAAAAATAGTGAAAATTTGGAAGAAAATGAAAAAGTTGATGATAATGATAAAACTGATGCAGCAGATGAAAATGCAGATGTTTCTAAATCAAATGAATCATTGAAATACAGTCAGAGAAATGATGGGATTATTGACTTAAATTCGTTAGTTCACAAAGAGGATACTGAATTTAGGGTGCTTAATGGGAATAATGTGAAAATTATGTTAAGAACAAAAAATAATGATGTTTATTCTGCGGAAGTTGTATATGATGGCGGGAAAAAGCTGATGCGTGGAATTGGAAACTATGGTGGAAATGAAATTTTTATGGCTGAAATCCCAAGCAGTGTGTCAAGTTATTATTTTGTGCTGACAGATGACAAGACAAAATATTATATGGGAAGAAATATTTCAAAAAATCTAAAGGACATAGAAAGATTTGAGTTTTCACGTTCAAATAAATTAACAACAATTCCAGAATGGGCGAGAGGTTCTGTAGGATACCAGATTTACATTGATTCATTTAGAAATGGGGATGTGGATAATGATGCAATTTTTAACGAATTTGGGACAGATGACTTTGCTGAGCCTACTGGGGAAATTCGTTCAGGAAGATCAAAAAAAGATTTAGTTTTGGCATATTGGGGCGGAAATGAAAAGCCACAGTTTTCGCTAAATGAATGGAATAGTAATTATGAGGAAAAGAATGAGTGGGAAGAAAATACGTTAAATGATGTTCAAAATTACACACGTTATTATGGCGGAGATTTAGAAGGAATAATTGAAAAACTTGATTATATTAAAGATCTTGGTGTAGAATATATAATTTTATCATCGCCATTTTATTCGCTTTCTAACCATAAATACGACACAATTTACTTTAATCACGTTGATCCGTATTTTGGCTACATAGAGCAGACTGGAACGTCAAAAGGGCTTGACATAAAATCAAAAGTTCATAATAACAATGGGGATATGGAATTAAATTTGCTTATTTTTAATCCTGAAACTGATAAAAACTTGCTTGATGAAGACTTGCTAGATCCAAAAACGTGGGTTTGGACAGATTCTGACTTAAAACTGGCTAGCCTTGTGAAAAAGGCCCATCAGAAAGGGCTGAAAGTGGTTCTGGAAGTGGCTGCTGACACTACATCGAACAGATTTTTTGCGATAAATAATAAGGAATTTTCAAACTGGTATTTGAAGGATACTGTGCTTGACTTAAAAAATCCTGAAGTTAGAAATTATATTGAAAATGCGATGAAAAAATGGATTTTAGGGCCTGATGGGACATTTAAGAAGGAAATTTATGATGATGGGATTGATGGAATAAGATATGTTTACTATGATAATGCAAATAAGGAATATATTGCAAATATTACAGAAAATTTGAAAAAGTATAAGCCAGACTTGCTGATTACAGGGGAAGTTTCAAATAGCATTACAAAAGATATTGAAGATGGAATTTATGACAGCGGGGCAGATTATAACATAATTAATAATATTATAAAATATACTGTAAATACTAATCCAAATTTCCGTATTGGCGGAGTTGAATTTGCAACAAAATTAAATGAAATTTATAACAGATATTCAAGCAATCGCTTTAATATGACACAAGTGTTTATCGGATCGCTTGATACAGACAGAATTTTTAGCGGAATGATAAATCCAAATAGAGTTTATGATAGAAATAACCAGTCAGATCAAGGATATTTAAATATCCGTCCAGATCTTTACGATGGAACTGCTGTAAATAAATTAAAAAGAGTAGTTGCAATGCAAATGATGCTGCCTGCCACGCCAATTATATATTATGGAGATGAAAAGGGAATGTGGGGAGCAGATTCCCCTAGAAATAGAAAGCCTATGTTATGGGAGGATTATGAACCTTATGACAATGAAACTGACAATATTATTAAATATAAAGACAGGCTTAGAAGTTTGCCGAGCGTTGTGGAAGTAAATGAAGTTCAAAAGTGGATTTCATATCCTGTAAAAAGTAATCCTGATATTGAAAATCACTACAGGGCATTGTTAAAAGTACGGAAAGAGCATAAAAACTTATTTAAAAATGGGAAATTAAGAATACTTGAAGTTTATAGCGATCCAAAGACAAAAGGACGTATTGACTCAGAAATTACAGCTTATCTAGATGACCAGAAAAGACGGGCAAAATTATATCAAGGACGTGATATAAATCCTGCAAGACCAAATACAGACTTTATTTCCTACGAAATATCAGATGGAGATGAGTCAATGATAATAGTGGTAAATAACGGGTCAGATGAGTATCCATTATCGTTGCAAGTACCAAAATTATTTGGATTTTACAGAAATCAGCTGAATTTAAAGGAAAATTATGCAATTTCTGACAAAAAAATTCAAGTTAACGTAAAACCTTATGAAGTTAAGGTTTTATACAGCAATGCGAAAAATATGTTTGATTCATTTAGACAAAATAAAAAATAA
- a CDS encoding YraN family protein has product MNKREVGFKYENVAKEYLILQGLVFVESNFYTKFGEIDLIFFEKSSQTLVFVEVKYRRNDFFGSAIEMVTEEKQNRILASSQVYLLKKNWDRNVRYDVVGVSKDSGNIEWLKNAF; this is encoded by the coding sequence ATGAATAAAAGGGAAGTTGGGTTTAAGTATGAGAATGTAGCGAAGGAATATTTGATTTTGCAGGGGCTTGTGTTTGTTGAGAGTAATTTTTATACTAAATTTGGGGAGATTGATCTGATTTTTTTTGAGAAGAGTAGCCAGACGCTTGTGTTTGTGGAAGTTAAGTATCGAAGAAATGACTTTTTTGGATCGGCGATTGAGATGGTAACGGAGGAGAAGCAGAACAGGATTCTTGCTAGTTCGCAGGTTTATCTTTTGAAAAAAAATTGGGATAGGAATGTGAGGTATGATGTTGTTGGAGTAAGTAAGGACTCTGGAAATATTGAATGGTTAAAAAATGCGTTTTGA
- a CDS encoding ribonuclease HII has translation MDEKKLENKKNELLEFDKRYNKIVVGVDEAGRGPLAGPVVAGAVIVNQDFPELQEINDSKKLTEKKRERLFEAIEKNCIVGIGIASEKEIDEMNILNATFLAMRRAISQVTGTSGFDIVLVDGNHLIREYEGEQECIVKGDSKSLAIAAASIVAKVTRDRILCEIAKEFPEYEFEKHKGYGTKKHREILVKKGACKYHRKTFLKKMLGVKN, from the coding sequence ATGGATGAAAAAAAATTAGAAAATAAAAAAAACGAACTACTAGAATTTGATAAAAGATATAATAAAATTGTTGTTGGGGTTGATGAGGCTGGGAGAGGGCCTTTGGCTGGGCCAGTTGTGGCTGGGGCGGTTATTGTAAATCAGGATTTTCCAGAGCTGCAGGAAATTAATGATTCAAAAAAATTGACTGAGAAGAAAAGGGAGAGATTGTTTGAGGCAATAGAAAAAAATTGCATTGTGGGAATTGGGATTGCTTCAGAAAAGGAAATTGATGAGATGAATATTTTGAATGCAACGTTTCTGGCAATGCGGCGTGCGATTAGCCAAGTGACGGGAACATCTGGATTTGATATAGTTCTAGTTGACGGTAATCATTTGATTCGTGAGTATGAAGGAGAGCAGGAGTGCATTGTGAAAGGCGATAGCAAGTCGTTAGCCATTGCTGCAGCTTCAATTGTGGCAAAGGTTACGAGGGATAGAATACTTTGTGAAATCGCAAAGGAATTTCCTGAATATGAGTTTGAGAAGCATAAAGGGTATGGAACTAAGAAACATAGGGAAATTTTGGTTAAAAAAGGGGCTTGTAAGTATCATAGGAAGACGTTTTTGAAGAAGATGTTGGGAGTAAAAAATTAA
- a CDS encoding thymidine kinase has protein sequence MIQNSKIGTLEVVTGSMYSGKSEELIRRLRRAEYAKQKIVAFKHAIDNRYGENGVFSHENNSFRAYPVSDVSQMEEIMEKNVDAEVIGIDEVQFFGEKIVDFCKKYVEYGKRVIIAGLDMSFRAEPYEPVPELMSIADQVDKLHAICMVCGKPAYASQRLINGEPAYYDDPLVMVGASENYEARCRRHHIVRYRNDKKGKIYFIVGTEINVGKKFVEKMYEEQFVDDKKIKTIVVNGQMSGNEKTDLKNLREKINLALIENDYIFVRITGGLLLKLEGSYSILDFMCEFRKNSEVIIVSKNKKGVLNQILLTVDLLKKSDLNLKEIVYKNGNSHAGEEKEENGVIEKISKITEVKYREL, from the coding sequence ATGATACAAAATTCTAAAATTGGAACATTGGAAGTCGTTACTGGAAGCATGTATTCAGGGAAAAGCGAGGAGCTTATAAGACGGCTTAGACGTGCAGAGTATGCAAAACAGAAAATAGTTGCATTTAAACATGCGATTGACAACAGATATGGGGAAAATGGAGTATTTTCACATGAAAATAACAGTTTCAGGGCCTATCCTGTGAGCGATGTTTCCCAGATGGAAGAAATTATGGAAAAAAATGTTGATGCTGAAGTGATTGGCATTGATGAAGTACAGTTTTTTGGGGAAAAGATTGTTGATTTTTGCAAGAAGTATGTGGAATATGGGAAAAGAGTGATTATCGCAGGTCTTGATATGAGCTTCAGGGCAGAGCCTTATGAGCCTGTACCGGAACTGATGAGCATTGCCGATCAGGTAGATAAGCTTCATGCAATTTGCATGGTTTGTGGAAAGCCTGCTTATGCGAGCCAGCGCCTTATCAATGGAGAGCCTGCATATTATGATGATCCCCTGGTTATGGTTGGGGCAAGTGAAAATTATGAGGCAAGATGTCGTAGACATCACATTGTAAGGTATAGAAATGACAAAAAAGGGAAAATATATTTTATTGTTGGAACAGAAATTAACGTTGGCAAGAAATTTGTTGAAAAAATGTATGAGGAGCAATTTGTTGATGATAAAAAAATAAAAACGATTGTTGTAAATGGGCAAATGAGTGGAAATGAAAAAACTGATTTGAAAAATTTACGTGAAAAAATAAACTTGGCATTAATTGAAAATGACTATATTTTTGTCAGAATTACTGGAGGGCTTTTGTTAAAACTGGAAGGAAGCTACAGTATTTTGGACTTTATGTGTGAATTTAGAAAAAATTCGGAAGTAATTATTGTTTCAAAAAATAAAAAAGGTGTGCTTAATCAGATTTTATTGACAGTTGATTTATTAAAAAAATCAGACTTAAATTTAAAAGAAATTGTCTATAAAAATGGGAATAGTCATGCTGGGGAAGAAAAGGAAGAAAATGGTGTTATTGAGAAAATATCGAAGATAACGGAAGTTAAGTATCGGGAGTTGTAG
- a CDS encoding AI-2E family transporter, producing MDSKEFASALNSEENFEDSFDFDELEKKLQSQLKLELSELEILKENQKQIGDPDNLGKVVEDVIWEQVNNQIAIVAGEDFIKENGGMTLDLRNEAHIQTAENFAKGKIAKHNYKSREKLEKNYERYSNVPHKKFREEYVNPGMDKTLERAGELNKKGIDTVKDIYTGRQISTKTKLENGKNNPKSAQREHVKSSSELYKNPSLQMANDNEELAVIINDPENLQGYTTADRNNRKSDKTYDEMDSRDKNKHFEKANKKAEEFLEKKENEGEERLKKEGRQTQKEEAFRMGGKALRAVVMQLLASFVKEVIAKLIKWFKTTKGKFEMLLDSLKEAIHSFVGKLKTHLINAGSTLFNTIATMIIGPVYGILKKAWMLLKQGWKSIKEAIDYMKNPENKNQPLGRLILEISKIMTVGLTAAGAILLGEAIEKGLSSIPILLVEIPLLGSLANIIGIFMGAVVSGIIGAIAINLIQKMIKNKYETQIVGEKIDKSNEILRIQHKIINLNEDRVVETKERVVTNIKERHKNASDYIKDTFNKVFGEKNSTQEKMDEIDSLLEELMK from the coding sequence ATGGATAGTAAAGAATTTGCATCTGCACTAAATAGCGAAGAAAACTTTGAGGATTCTTTTGATTTTGATGAATTAGAGAAAAAATTACAAAGTCAATTAAAATTAGAACTATCAGAACTTGAAATTTTAAAAGAAAATCAGAAACAAATAGGAGACCCTGATAATTTGGGTAAAGTTGTAGAGGATGTGATTTGGGAACAGGTTAATAATCAAATTGCAATTGTAGCAGGAGAAGATTTCATAAAAGAAAATGGTGGGATGACTTTAGATTTAAGAAATGAAGCACATATTCAAACTGCTGAAAATTTTGCAAAAGGGAAAATAGCTAAACATAACTATAAAAGTAGAGAAAAGTTAGAGAAAAACTATGAAAGATATAGTAATGTACCACATAAAAAGTTTCGAGAGGAATATGTAAATCCAGGAATGGATAAAACTTTAGAAAGAGCTGGAGAATTAAATAAAAAGGGTATTGATACAGTTAAAGATATTTATACAGGTAGGCAGATTTCGACTAAGACAAAATTAGAGAATGGGAAAAATAATCCTAAATCCGCTCAAAGAGAACATGTAAAATCGTCTTCAGAATTATATAAAAATCCATCACTTCAAATGGCAAATGATAATGAAGAATTAGCAGTAATAATAAATGATCCTGAAAATTTACAAGGATATACAACTGCAGATAGAAATAATAGAAAAAGTGATAAAACATATGATGAAATGGATTCCAGAGATAAAAATAAGCATTTTGAAAAAGCGAATAAAAAAGCTGAAGAATTCCTTGAGAAAAAAGAAAATGAAGGAGAAGAAAGACTAAAAAAAGAAGGACGTCAAACGCAAAAAGAAGAAGCATTTCGTATGGGAGGTAAGGCTCTGAGAGCAGTTGTTATGCAATTATTAGCTTCATTTGTAAAAGAAGTAATAGCAAAATTGATTAAATGGTTTAAAACAACAAAAGGAAAGTTTGAAATGCTTTTGGATAGTTTGAAAGAAGCGATACACTCTTTTGTAGGAAAATTGAAAACACATTTAATAAATGCTGGAAGCACATTGTTTAATACTATAGCTACAATGATTATTGGTCCGGTATACGGTATTTTAAAAAAAGCATGGATGTTATTAAAACAAGGATGGAAATCTATAAAAGAAGCTATTGACTATATGAAAAATCCAGAAAATAAAAATCAACCATTAGGTCGATTAATTTTAGAAATTAGTAAAATAATGACAGTAGGATTAACTGCAGCAGGTGCTATATTATTGGGGGAAGCAATAGAAAAAGGATTATCTTCAATACCCATATTATTGGTTGAAATACCATTGCTTGGTAGTTTAGCAAATATAATAGGAATTTTTATGGGAGCAGTTGTATCTGGAATTATAGGAGCAATAGCAATTAATTTGATTCAGAAGATGATTAAAAATAAATATGAAACGCAAATAGTTGGTGAGAAAATAGATAAAAGTAATGAAATATTAAGAATACAGCATAAAATAATAAATTTGAATGAAGATAGAGTTGTAGAAACGAAAGAAAGAGTAGTTACGAATATAAAAGAAAGACATAAAAATGCTTCAGATTATATAAAAGATACATTTAATAAAGTATTTGGTGAAAAAAATTCAACTCAAGAGAAAATGGATGAGATTGATTCTCTTCTTGAAGAATTAATGAAATAA
- a CDS encoding ComF family protein, translating into MFRNRDIISGEELVECDIVSKDTKNILNSLKKLRKLNNIYYVWDYNREFKRLIYSYKYNHRKIMAKLIAELVKEEFYYVLKREKIDVVVSVPVSRKRKNERGYNQVDEILNFLKVNYVQLKRVKNTKKMAEILNEEDRNKNIKGAFKISGNIDFRNKNILILDDIVTTGATLREIKNSILEQLDNGENTSNIRITVFCLAAAREIKMNRGEI; encoded by the coding sequence TTGTTTAGGAATCGGGATATAATTTCTGGGGAGGAACTGGTTGAGTGTGATATTGTGTCAAAGGATACGAAAAATATTTTGAATAGCTTAAAAAAATTACGGAAATTAAATAATATTTACTATGTATGGGATTATAACAGGGAATTTAAGAGATTGATTTATTCCTATAAGTATAATCATAGGAAGATTATGGCAAAACTAATTGCTGAATTGGTAAAAGAGGAGTTTTATTATGTTTTAAAAAGGGAAAAAATAGATGTTGTTGTAAGTGTGCCTGTCAGCAGGAAAAGGAAAAATGAGAGAGGATATAATCAGGTTGATGAAATTTTGAATTTTTTAAAGGTTAATTATGTCCAGCTTAAACGGGTTAAGAATACGAAAAAGATGGCTGAAATTTTAAATGAGGAAGACAGGAATAAAAATATAAAGGGAGCTTTTAAAATTTCTGGAAATATTGATTTTAGGAATAAAAATATTCTGATACTTGATGATATTGTAACGACTGGGGCGACACTTAGGGAAATTAAGAATAGTATTTTAGAGCAGTTGGACAATGGAGAAAATACCAGTAATATAAGAATAACTGTTTTTTGCCTGGCTGCGGCTAGGGAAATTAAGATGAATAGAGGAGAAATATGA
- a CDS encoding ATP-dependent helicase, giving the protein MSILDELNKEQRKAAEKIEGPVLILAGAGSGKTRTVTYRIAHMVKEIGISPLNILALTFTNKAAREMKERAAALIGHEANNLVVSTFHSFSVRLLKTYSERIGYGRNFNIYDVDDQKSIITKIKKEMGIKDSDGIQPGKLANKISKLKEQGVGIKELEREIDMRIPANRLFGEIYQKYNEVLKANNAMDFSDLLLNARKLLDDAFVLEKIQERYRYIVVDEYQDTNDIQYEMINLIAAKYRNICVVGDEDQSIYAFRGANINNILNFERDYKEAFTVKLERNYRSTKKILDTANELIKNNKSSKGKTLWTDGSDGEKIKIYNAMTVYDEADFIVTEMKKKKRDGADYKDMTILYRTNAQSRVLEEKLLSANIPYKIYGGMQFFQRKEIKDILAYLSLLNNKNDNHNFYRIINVPKRSVGEKTLEKIQEVANEKNISMLEALHYIDEIPVRAATKLALKEFYNLMQGIYSSLEEMSIKEIFDEILIRTRYIDSIEDNKEDRVRNIEELLNSITEIEKQNPSMSLNEYLDMISLSSTTDEMEEDENYVKLMTIHSSKGLEFDYVFLAGMEDGLFPSISFDAPEEELEEERRLCYVAITRAKKELFISYSSSRKIWGKDDNLRRPSRFIYEMKQDNLEYVGGKYGSLKRQSSVPRSFTPKIENFNPFSKDKLGTFGKKLSNSQITSNVNSKYKVGDVVNHKKFGRGKIKKVDMKSMIVEFMIGEKKIALVLADKILEK; this is encoded by the coding sequence ATGAGTATTTTAGATGAACTAAATAAGGAGCAGAGAAAAGCTGCAGAAAAAATAGAAGGGCCTGTATTGATACTGGCTGGAGCGGGAAGCGGGAAAACACGGACAGTTACCTATAGAATTGCACATATGGTAAAAGAGATAGGAATTTCGCCACTTAATATTCTGGCACTTACTTTTACGAATAAGGCGGCAAGGGAGATGAAGGAGAGGGCTGCGGCTCTTATTGGGCATGAGGCGAATAATCTTGTTGTTTCTACGTTTCACTCGTTTTCGGTGAGATTGCTTAAAACTTATTCTGAGAGAATTGGGTATGGACGGAATTTTAATATTTATGATGTAGATGACCAGAAGTCGATTATTACAAAAATAAAAAAAGAAATGGGAATTAAGGATAGTGATGGTATTCAGCCAGGAAAACTTGCAAATAAGATTAGTAAATTGAAGGAGCAGGGTGTAGGGATTAAGGAGCTGGAGCGGGAAATTGATATGAGAATTCCTGCAAATAGGCTTTTTGGCGAGATTTATCAGAAATATAATGAAGTTTTGAAGGCAAATAATGCGATGGATTTTTCAGATTTGCTTTTAAATGCGAGAAAGCTGCTGGATGATGCTTTTGTGCTGGAAAAAATACAGGAAAGATATAGATATATTGTGGTGGATGAGTATCAGGATACTAATGATATCCAGTATGAAATGATAAATTTAATTGCGGCCAAGTATAGAAATATTTGTGTTGTGGGAGATGAAGATCAGAGTATTTATGCATTTCGTGGGGCAAATATTAATAATATACTGAATTTTGAGAGGGATTACAAGGAAGCATTTACGGTAAAACTGGAAAGAAATTACCGTTCTACAAAGAAAATACTGGATACAGCCAACGAGCTTATTAAAAATAATAAAAGTTCAAAAGGAAAAACACTTTGGACAGATGGCTCTGATGGAGAAAAAATCAAAATTTATAATGCAATGACTGTTTATGATGAAGCAGATTTCATTGTGACAGAGATGAAGAAAAAGAAAAGAGATGGTGCCGATTACAAGGATATGACGATTTTGTACAGAACGAACGCACAATCAAGAGTTTTGGAGGAAAAACTGCTGTCTGCAAACATTCCTTACAAAATTTACGGTGGGATGCAGTTCTTTCAACGTAAGGAAATAAAGGATATTTTGGCATATTTAAGCCTTTTAAATAATAAAAATGATAATCATAATTTTTATCGTATAATTAACGTTCCAAAACGTTCTGTTGGAGAAAAGACGCTTGAAAAAATACAGGAAGTGGCAAATGAAAAAAATATCTCGATGCTTGAAGCGCTTCACTACATTGATGAAATTCCTGTAAGAGCAGCTACAAAACTGGCATTAAAGGAATTTTACAATTTAATGCAAGGCATTTACTCAAGTCTTGAAGAAATGTCAATTAAGGAAATATTTGATGAAATTCTTATAAGAACACGTTATATTGACTCAATTGAAGACAACAAGGAAGACAGGGTCAGAAATATTGAGGAATTGTTAAACAGTATTACTGAAATTGAAAAGCAAAATCCAAGTATGTCCTTAAATGAATATCTTGATATGATTTCGTTAAGTTCGACGACTGATGAAATGGAAGAAGATGAAAATTATGTAAAACTTATGACAATTCACAGTTCAAAAGGACTGGAATTTGATTATGTATTTCTTGCAGGAATGGAAGATGGGCTGTTTCCGTCAATTTCTTTCGATGCTCCTGAAGAAGAGCTGGAAGAAGAGCGGAGACTTTGCTATGTGGCGATAACTCGTGCTAAAAAAGAACTGTTTATTTCCTATTCTTCATCAAGAAAAATTTGGGGAAAAGATGACAATTTACGTCGTCCATCCAGATTTATCTACGAAATGAAGCAAGATAATCTAGAGTATGTGGGTGGAAAATACGGAAGTTTAAAAAGGCAATCTTCAGTTCCAAGAAGTTTTACACCGAAAATAGAAAACTTTAATCCATTTTCTAAGGATAAATTAGGAACTTTTGGTAAAAAATTAAGTAATTCTCAAATAACTTCAAATGTGAATTCTAAATATAAAGTTGGAGATGTGGTTAATCACAAGAAATTTGGACGTGGGAAAATAAAAAAAGTGGATATGAAAAGTATGATTGTGGAATTTATGATTGGTGAGAAAAAAATAGCATTGGTGTTGGCGGATAAAATTTTGGAAAAATAA
- a CDS encoding zinc ribbon domain-containing protein, whose amino-acid sequence MRNDEKCCKCGMDIFEIKKVAIPTKKAVGAKIAIDTFYLKICKNCGYTEMYSTKIIQKVEDPV is encoded by the coding sequence ATGAGAAATGATGAAAAATGCTGTAAATGCGGAATGGATATATTTGAAATAAAAAAGGTGGCTATTCCTACAAAAAAGGCTGTTGGAGCAAAGATAGCCATTGATACATTTTATTTGAAAATATGTAAAAACTGTGGATATACGGAAATGTACTCAACCAAAATAATTCAGAAGGTTGAAGATCCAGTCTAA